GAAAGTAGTCGCAAATTCTTGCGCGAAAGCTCGATCGATCGTGATTTCTCTTGGGTGTTCGAAAATTTCGCCTTCGGTAAATTCTTCCAGATATCTTCCGTAAATATTTCTTTTTACTTGATCCTTGGAAACGGGCGTCCCGGGAGCAAGTTCTGCAAAAGGTTTATTTGGAACTTTAGTCATAGTAATCGGCCTCTCGATCTTTTTTCGTTTTTTCCAGTCTTTTGTCTTCAATCTTGCGGAAAAGTTTTTTCTTCTTCGAATTCTCTGGAGAATCCCGCAAAGAATCGGTGCGGAAGGGAGATCGTTTCCGAAAGCCGGTCCGAATTCCGACGATCTTTCCGTGAAAGTCGCAGTCCCCACCCTTATTTTTGGGTGGAGGGGTTGATGAGCGACTCATAGGGAGCGAATCATTGAGTTTCGGTGGCGGAAAACTTCGGGAGCGTTCTCTCTATCGCAAAATCAAACTTTTTGCAAGTAAATCTTGGATCTCCACCGTGCTAGGAACTCCTACAAAAATTCGCCTCGGTCTTTGCTTGATACCAAAACGTGTTCCAGCTTGACCTAAAAAAGGCTCTGGCCGGTGCCCCGAGTTCGCAAAATCAAACTCAGAACAAGTCTCTTTGTTCCTCTTACTTTGGTAGAACTTCTACGATCTTTCCCAGATTACTTACCGCCGTAAAAGCCGTCTAAATCTTCTCTTGTCCCAAAACGAATTTCGAATTCGGTTAAGATTTTTTTTTCAAGATTCGGATTCTTGTCGTTTTCCGCGAACATATGATTCCAAGTATTCACATAAAGAATCGGTCTTTTTTGATCGTGCTTCATCAGATCCGGTTTGAGAATCGAATCCAAATGTTTTACGGGATCGGCGTCGAAGCTTTGATCGCCTCCGTAGACATTCTTGAGATGAATCGCGCTCCATTCTCCCGTTTTCGAAAATTGAATGCGGAGACTTTCAATGTCCTTGGATCTTCCATAACGAAACTTTCTGTAAATTCGATACATAAAATCCTTCCAAGCAGAAGGATGCCTCTCGTCCCGAAAAACAAGACTCAATTCGATTCTTTTTCCGGAGGAAGTTTCCCTCGCGGAGCAATAGACGGCTTCCAAAGAATTTCCGTCTTCGATATCGTTCGCGGGTTGGACAAAGACCGGGAGTTCATCTAAAGAACATTCTGGATTTCCCGTAAAGTGGGGAAGGTCGTTTTTTCCGATTTCACAATTGGAAATCCAGAAAAGGAAAAGAGCAAGGATAAGAATTCGGCGAAAGAACATAGATTCGTGTTTTAGTCTTCGTTCTCCCCCGGTCAATTGGAAACTCCCGCATCTCGATCGCTTTTTATAAGAATTCCAAGAAGGAACGTTCGAGGATGGAAACGAGAAATCGGAGCATCTCTTTTCGAATCTACACTTTTGTTATCTTTTTGATTCTTTATGGAAGATCCTTCCACAAAGCTTCCCATTTTTTTACGTTTTGGAATCGGATTCTTCTAACATTTGAATTATTTTTGGAATCGGATTTCCGAATTTTCGGATTCTTCCTTCTAAAATCCGGAATTCTTTCTCTCAAAAAATGGATGAAGTCTTCGTCGCCTTAAAGAGATTGGTGGAGATGTTACCCGAATTCAAAGCAGATCGACCCGAACGAACCAAAAACGAAATCCTTGAGAAAATCAAAACGATCCGAGAGGAACTTCCGAAACTTCTCGAAAAAAAAGAAAGGACATACGAATCCGTCATTCGTCCTTTGAACAATCTCGTACAAGAAATGCAGATCGAGTTTACGGTTCTTTCTCATCTCAACAGCGTCAAAAATTCGAAAGAAATTCAGGCGCTCTATACCGAAGTCCTTCCGGAGATCACCGCGTTTTATTCCGACCTCGGACAAAACGAAGAACTAAACAAG
The Leptospira stimsonii DNA segment above includes these coding regions:
- the lsa23 gene encoding surface adhesion protein Lsa23, which produces MFFRRILILALFLFWISNCEIGKNDLPHFTGNPECSLDELPVFVQPANDIEDGNSLEAVYCSARETSSGKRIELSLVFRDERHPSAWKDFMYRIYRKFRYGRSKDIESLRIQFSKTGEWSAIHLKNVYGGDQSFDADPVKHLDSILKPDLMKHDQKRPILYVNTWNHMFAENDKNPNLEKKILTEFEIRFGTREDLDGFYGGK